ATTGGAGCTTCGGTTATAGAAGTATACGGTGCAGGCAGATTTGATAGTGCTACCGTTGCTGGGGTTCGACATCATTCTGggtattgatcggctttcgttGAACGGAGCTGTCATAAACTTTCGACAGATGTCAGTGTCTGTCAGACCGCCTAGTGATAGGTCATTTGtttttgaggcagccagacacaGCAGTTGCCGCACGTCATTTCCTGCATATGTGCAAGGAAGCTTATCAAGAGAGGCTGCCAGACATTCTTAGCCAGAATTGTATCAGTGACAGAGCCAGTCAGTCAGAGGCTCGAGGATGTGGATGCAGCCAATGAGTTCTTCAATGTGTTCCCTAATGATGATTTAGGCATTCCACCAGACAGAGAGGTGGAATTCTCTATCGAGCTCATGCCAGGGACAATACTGATATCTAAGGCACCCTACCGTCTAACAAATATTTTGACAGATATagtcaaaataattaaacatggtAAAACAATAATTCTATTAATATAATTTTCTCTTGTTTCTCAAttgtgagaaaaattttatcaCATGCTTTTTATCTATATTGTGGACATTGAAATCAACTTTATACTGGTTTAAGAATAATCTCATTCCTATTTTTCTAGCTaaagttattcttgttttacctaacctataaaaaataaaaaaaatattacaactagacaatacatatatttttatacaaattaTTATAAGACTTATAAAAATTAGATATTTAATACACTTAaactataaaatatttaataaatatatatttttattgtttaagTGAATTAAACTAAATCAGTATCGTACTGATGAGTTTAAAGAACAGAACGGTACCAATCTGACTTGACAAGGATAAATTGAGCTGAATCACTTAAGTTAGTAAAGACCAATTGAGCTGGTCATCGAATTGATCTAAAAACATTATCTATATACAATAGACAATTCCTTTAGAGGTCAATTTGAATTTGATCATAAAGACGAGTCATATTATCTCTCTGTAACAGAATAAAAGATCCATTGGTTATCATATCTAGCTAATGTccaaaagaatttatttacatACTATAATCGGAAGATGACAAAAACACATGTCGTTATCTGATAAATTGCCAGGCATccagtgtaatgcccgaggaatTTATCCCGTTAATTCGAAATGAGTTagcgatgattattataatctattggTGATAATCGATTTGATTATAGACGAAACAGATCGGACCGGAAAAGACGAGGAAATACATCAAATAATCAGAAGGGCCGAAgccatggcgcacatgcgcgaagaaatgcgcgcatatgcgcgacatgtccagaaggttcggcgcatatgcgagaggtagatggcgcacatgcgcgggagggacagtaggcttggcgcatatgcgcgagaaaagtggcgcatatgcgcgaggggcaTGGTGcgtgaccagtaggtctcgcgcatatgcgcgacttgagttcgcgcatatgcgcgaggagtgcAGAAGCCGGACAAtgcttccggcgcatatgcgcgggcatcgagcgcgcatatgcgccagtcatgcaAAACGTAAGCTTGCCATTTGGCTTATTGCATGtccgagatgtatatatatatatatacatataaacgtTAATCAGCAGAAGAAAATCGAGGATGGAAGGGAAAGCTTACTTCTTAATTTTGAAACTTGATTTACGAgcgaaccgtctatctgaattaaaatccgacttcggtactgtgttcctatcaacgcaggatacaactggacgtaagttttgttacgttttgacatgtcttgaaattatgatgttgttagaattgaatacacgtcatatatgttgttcttgacatgttagacagcgtagaatcgaagtcagattaagaaacggactgaatatgaaattgttatgattttcggagtagttttggagccgatttgatatcagaattgagttgttattgattatgagatattagaattgttatctgactgatatgatagggctggatatattgagattatgatgttatgttgttgaaacagaatttgattgaattctgtttgtatccagtattaattgagtggtgtattgataccataccctcgatattgttattgtcagactgagtattgagaggcttggggttcgagacttcgacagagccagggtatcagaaagaaaggtataaattaatgttgtgttgggattgcacaactcgaggaaggtttgactcgagtttccctaaatcacatacttagtttattacattgattcttgtaattgatgagattgatgtttgttgtctattgatttatagccactgcatgtaatgactgctgattcgctagtcattgattgatttgcttagatactgactgtatgtattgattactgagtcgttgagttattgactgattcgtcttattataggctgattcgcctagtcaccggctgattcgtctggtgattgactgattcgtctaaacttaagctgattcgcttaattacaggctgagttgtctgattattggctgattcgcctaattaccgactgattcgtcgggttattgactgagtcgtcaatcctgcggctgattcgcccagacactggagataataattatatcgatgccgtttagggattgattcattcctatcgactgagattcgatataattatctatatccagacatcgggatccctaggatagagttgagtcgagtctgagacgacgcgttgttgagtcaagtctgagtctgagtatgattctttgcttgatattaattatgtttcagatttgagacatgttatgaatatttgttatatgcttttatatatgtttttatatgattgcatgtgtacattgtttatactgggatatttatatctcaccggagttatccggctgttgtcttgttttgtatgtgtgcatgacaacaggtggggctggatcagggtcaagaagaggatgagagaagattagatagcgtggagatccgggcttcgaagcaacataggattcagcactgatatgtagttgaacctagttgaattcttttagataacgcaagatttatatgttcatgtttaatatgtaatttgagtaaattacattacgttttcgctgtgtaatttaaaaaaaaaaaattagaccctgttttataattgattaattagtctcaataatgattaagaacttgattagcgtccgggtccccacatccagTATATATATGAGTACCATTCAAATTTATTTACGTTATAACCATTATCTATAAAAATGAAATGCATAAaaaatgttaaagatatttaaatTCTGAATTTCTGCTATTAAGAAATTTATGAATTCTCATCAGCATATCTCAAAGTCTATCTTCAAACTGATTTGCACAAGCTTAAAGTTTATCAGATCGTTTAAAGATCACTTTGTACACTTGTTTATTTTCTCACCTATAAGTTGTTCACCTGGATTGAATTGTAGTGAGAAGCTTGTAAATGTCAGAAAACCTAATTCTGAACAGTTTGAGATTGTTATATAGTTGCTAGGCGTTTCAGCTCATAAGGTTGTCGATCCAAATTGAAGTGGGTTTTGTACAAGGTTATACTAATCAAATCTTCAAGTGGAATAATTCAGGAAACAGAGAAATGAGAAACATAGAAGCTTTGTCTTCAAACTTCCATAAAAAAACTCTCGACTTCATTTACTTTCAGTCACCCACTTATTTGATTTGAGTCTTTTTGTGTATATCATTTTGTGTATTGAGATTTTTCCACACTTTTATAATTCTTAGTTGATTGAGTCATTTAGtttgattaaaatattatttcaacTTGCTAACCTAGTTTAATTTGCAAAATCTGATATAATTCTTTAGTAATTTTATTTACCTCCTCTAAACTTATTTTTTATCTTAACATTGATGATTCATATTCAACTACACTGTAGAGCTCAAATTCAGTACGCGAAAAatccatgtatttatttaattgttaaattatttaattaagtttaaaatgatttttttagcggtgcatgatttatgaatttgcattattttaaattatttatgtttatgtggtGCGTTAAATTGTATTcatgagttttatgtttcagacgattattcgacGCGGGGTCAAGGAAATGAGATCGGCGACGATTTTggcgattttaaaatgtggtattctATTTAAGTTAGGATTGCGACATTTTAAACGATTGATTTAGCTTTAtcattttaaaagcctaatttaattattaggtgattttatgattttaaacttTTGAAGATGTGTCGAttttgcatttatttaaattaggggattttattaaatttagtgTGGATTTAAATTCTCATTAACATTTTTGATTATTAATTAAGAACTGTTCCCTAATTAACCTCTAATGCATGCACACACCCAcaattacacacacacacacacttcggCTATTGCACACACATACATTTAATTGCACCTTCATTCATTTGTTTGAAAGGAAAAACTTAGGgttctaagattttgtagcagTCGCCCCTTCCTCTGCAATTTTCAGCAATTCACGTccacttttcttcaagaaaatcgtgCCACGTTCGTACCGGATCAACCCTCGCATCATTCCCGCTTCGGTATCATCGTTTCGGTTGTTTTAAAGATCAAgtcatgtatattctttcgtttgcatcgatctcgtcatagtacatgttttgatgtttattatgtgtaaaaattcatgtatgttgTGCAAGAGTTTGAGCAAAATTGGTTGGATTGAATTTGAAACgatttttagatctcaaaactAGATGTTGTTATCATTTCGCGTACTATtcattttaagttgttttttgGAAagttttcaacatataaaacgtagtgctttttgataccttctatttgacagtaaattcgtgaTTTTTGGACATGAAATGAGTGGGTTATGaacgttttcgtgggactgctcaaattgcgattttatgaaaatgtgttcttgacgtgttcttgaagtttatttgttacATGCTTCGTTTGGAACTGTTGGGTGATCACTGCTGCGTTTAGGTATATTAAGTATGATGTTTGGACGATACTTGGTGTTTCATTTCGTGTTGATAGGCACTcggttgcattagaagtcgtaggaaacagttTGATGTCAAAAGTTCGTGTTCACACGGTTGTGTTGCGTTGTATGATTTGCATCGTTGTTTTGGGGCGTCGTGTGAGTTTGAATCATTGtcatagcatcctaggatgagtcttgttGCATCAGTTCGAGTCGTTTGAGCGTGAATTTTGAAAATGCATCAAAATTTGTTCTTTTTGTTGGTTGTGCGCAGGGTTAGCGTCGCAGCGCTCACCAGGGAGTGCCACACCGTCCGTTCTGCGCAAATCTAGCTCTGCGGCGCTGCCTTTATGGCTCCGCAGCGATAGAATTGCGGCTTTGCTAGCCCCTAGGCGCTAGGTAGTGCCGTAGCACAGCACGGTCCAGTGCCTAGGAGCTCGTCCTTGACTTTTAAACAACTATTTAGGTCTATGTCTTAGCTTCCACGTTTGGGGAAATGTTCACACTTTATATAGAGATTTATTTCAGGGTTcgacgtcatggtttagtacgaggattaaatgaggtcaagtcccgagtgagtTAGAACGTCATAAGTGAATTGTGACTTCGGGTGGTGAGCGCGACTATTACATCTAAGTTACGAAAATTAAGTGTATGTAAttgtgttagtatgtgcagcaatggccccaagcgagatccaacgaatccctcaatgtcatgtaagtatgtttgacgtgcaaagaaaaatattttatgtttttgaggtatgctaaatgtcttgtaaccaattatgaacgggtttggaagccggTGAACGTGGCTggtgacctctccaccccggtaaagcatgaccgagtttagatcaggattggaaagtggTAAAGCTTCACTAGGGACCAATctacccggtaaagcatgaccggagatctcatgtatgtggtagtggacatccTTGCTAACCCAGTACTGTGCTTTAATTTGATCAGGCGCATTTATGTATGAGTcaattgctttgaaacatatctctacgcaaaatgatgttatgtgTGTCCAAGTATGTATTATGCAAGTATGTTCATGAaatgttttaagttttgatggcacgtctatgtttatgcaaatagttcaagtttaagtatgtacgctctacttTAAAAATGCATGtagttttattatatattacttgttatctcCAGCTTATATATCCTGAGTCTTTacactcactagacttgatcgatgcaggtgggacgagtatgaggagacgaggggtggggaccaatgagccggctcggtctgcgcaggaggctaaacccgaggaccgcctacgttTTTAAGAACTTTATGCttgtttcaaatactctgattttcatGAGATTGTTTACGGTGTTTTAAACGTTACTTTTCGCAAACCTTGTTGGTACGTAAttgttttatttcaaatttgtagacgagcagattattttatcgcaatttgaaaatttatttttcatttaggaaaattttaatttttccgtaaattttaaatagtttaaaagtacggttcgttacatacACAATCACTTCTTTAACACcttaattttctagttgaaTCGATTTTAGACTtcaattttctaaaaaaaaatttatctatGGTTTCATCCATACTTTTAAGAAGATACAAATAAAACAATTTGGTGTTATCGTCTATAAAACTGATAAAATACTTATTAAGACCCTTGTTTGCGGTTCGttcgatcctgggtgtgggggcagtgcccacaCCCCATATCAATGGTTGAGATTCCACTTCAttaggaaaaaaattaaaaaaaaattgagcaaGAAAAAATTCCAGCCCTTTGATGTACCtctgcaggcactgcctgcagggGTAGGATGGAATAATCCCTTGTTTGCACTACTTTTAAATCGTTTACTTTCTTGAGTCTTCCAATTTATGGCTTCGTAGAGTAAGTAGGTCATGTTAATTATGATAAATTCAtatattatttatagtaaacATACCTATATtccatatttatataaaaaaacaaatgTGAAGCTTGAGTTAAAGACAAAATTAACAAGAACATCTTTCAAGCTATATAAAGAAACAGTTAACCACTAGCCTTAAGGTgtcgaaaaaaaataaaaaaatagaggCTTTGTTTAATATTGGGAATCAAAGATACTTTGGTTTAAAAAGGTTTAATATTGAGaatcaaaaaataaattataatgttacccaaaaaaaaaatttatacacACTTCAAGTTTCATTTATATGCATAGAGGGGGGGGAGAGTCTACCAACtctataaaaacataatatttcatCAACTTGGGGAAAAGGTACATGAAAGGGTGACAAAACCAACCACAAATTCATGAAGATGTCTACTAGTATCTACTCTCTCTTTTTTTGTACAAGTATATCTTCTTTTCTAAGGCATATTTTCGATGTGGTAGAACTTGGAAACTTTCCTTGTAAACCTTCTTTAATAACCATTACATTGAACTTAAAAAAACACATCACTTATATATACCCtcccaaaaaatattatttttgacaaaataactttatatgattaaaaaataatatcaaactcATGTGTATTCAGAAGTGAAAGGAACATTAattttttcgaatttttgaCACATTCAACACATTATTGAGAGTCGGATTTCTTCCAAAAATCATATTCGGGATCACCTTCTCTTGACCTTTGATATCAGATATAGCTGAGTTTTTCATATATAATTTTCTCAATTTGAAGATTTCTCAATACTTGCAAACATATTTTTGTCAGAGCATACATGATGAGTGGCACCAGTATCAATCCACTATTTTATTTGGCTTGAACCAACCAAGTTCACCTCgtaaattaaaacaaaaatattcATATTAATAGAAATCCTTTGAGATATGTCTGCCATCATATTTATCTCCCTTATTTCTTTGGTTTCTTGCAATATAAGTCTTGTGACCCGAAATACCACAATTGTAGAATTTTCCTGAGAATTTTCTTTTGAGAGTCTTGCATTGGTCCCAACATTTAACTTATTCGAAATGGCCTAGTGTTTTTCTTGACCTTCTAACTCTGACCTTGATCGACCACATTGGccttaaatataatataattgaaCAACAATTTCTCATAACCCTTGTTTTCTACTCTAGTGCGAAGACGAACAAGCTTCTCTACATTAGTTTCTTTTGGTTTGTGTTTCAAGTAGTTTTTGAAATCTTTCCAAACAGAGGCATCTTATCAATAATAGCTGCAACTTGGAAGGATCCACTCATCATCCAACACCATACATTTAGCATGAATCTCATTCAAGATTACTTAGATTTCTTGAAGTTGACTAATCATAATCTTGGAATCCACCATCTTATAATCCAAAAATCAGAAACAACGAATTTATCGGGGCTGATATCCTCAGGCTTATTATTTCTGGTCCAAAGATTCCGTAACTCCTTGGTTGTTCTTTATTAAGTGTAAACATTGTACAACGAGACAACCAAGCCATATTATGATGTGATTTTGACATAAGAAAGCAAAATGGCGTCATCCAACAATAACAGTGCTAGCAGATTCGCCCCCAACGATTTTAGGAGCATACTCAATAAATCTTGCCAGATTGAAGGTAGTTAGGGAAAAGAATATCGTTTATGGCAATCTCTTGAAATTATAACCCTTGAATTTCTCCTGTTTATCAACATGGTTAACCGATACTATAGCAGCATGAGAAATATTAACTGTGACGGACACCTTAACAGAAGGAAAATCACTCGCAGTGTTGAGGTATCTGATTCAGTAGTATTCTATGAAACACAAGCACAAACGATCAATTGTTTGTGAAACAAGAATTTGTTGTAAGATTTTTAGCTGATATGTGGCGAGAAGAAATCTGTTAaaataatctatgaaacacaaGCACAAACGATCAAAAGTATGCATGATCATAATCACTCATAGTCATAGAACAAAAAAAAAGAATGAAATCACCCATAGAACAGAAAACGGAATGAAACTAGAATGCAAGAATGGTGGAGACTTTTCTGTTTATGTCCCTTGGAAAAATATTGGAGACATGTATATCTAAATAGTCTGAAGACTATTTTCTGCAATCCACCACCGGTTtcaaaaattacataaaattaagtgaatttaatttaaatcgtAAAAGTGTGTTACATTAATTAGACTTTATTGATTCAACAATTAATGCTTCAATTTCAATTCATTTaaagtgatttaattcaaaattctAACAGgcgttgattttttattttggatttgagtGAAGTTCAAGTTTAGTTAATGAGACTTGTGTAACGTGTACAATATTTGTTAACCTTAAAgaatattaattaattcaaaaggGAAAATAAACATATGTTCGATATATAAGTAGAATTTCCTCGTCTTGGTTAATTTATGGTGAGTAGATCTCTtatgagatgatctcacgaatctttatctgtgaaacaggTCAACACTaacgatatttacaataaaaagtaatactcttagcatggATGACCATacaagagatctgtctcacaaaatacgactcgtgagatcgtcgcacacaaatttttgtcatttatAATATTGACATTCCCTTGCCAAATTTCCCAAGTTTGCGTTATTTTCATATAACCTAAGGTGGCCCCCTACAGTTTTTACCCTTCAAATATTGATGATGATCAAAAGCTAAAGTTTCTATTAAAAAAAAGGAAGTTAGAGTGTATTTTATATtgtgttatatttttttatgacatAAAAAGTCGCAGTTATTAACATTATTATATCTTGACCTAGTTTAATTAATATCCGTTACACTGATTATAACATTATTATATCTTGACATGATATTTTGCCTTAAAAATATGAaggatatttataaaaaaaattaaaaaggggTTCACCATACCAACATTTATTTatctaatatatataattttaattaatagtATAGATAATTTGAATTACTTAGTTTATATAAACTAATTtaacttattttttaaaaaattatgaaaaatattaaatgttcataataaatttaaagacAATGTCTCACAAGTTTTTTTCTTCTTTACCTGTTAGAACTTGAAACTTAAAAAGATTAAATTTAAGTTCTAACTTCTAAGTCATAATCGAATCAAAATCACTATCGTCGAAAAACTAGAACTAGAACAATATCCAAACGATTCGATTCGATCCGATCGCGATTCCGCCTTATATCGAAACCGAGACTAATGGTTCCTCCCGGACCGGAATATTCACTTTACAGCAATGGTCAAGCATAGAGGCAAACGTTATAAGACAAAATGATACAATTCCTTTTTGGAGTAAAGTACACATTAATAAGAAGTTCAACGGCCCAAAATCAAATTGGAACACCTGAAAGAAACTCTTACAGCAAACGGAACGGACAGTGCTACTACTTTGTGTACAGGGGAAAAAGATGCGTCTCTCTTGAACAGATTCAAGCAAgactccttttttttttttacctttgAGCAAAACAGAGAGATCTTCCACACCCTTCAAAATTTCCGCATTATTACGAAAACCCATCTCGAAAGAACCCCAGAAAAGTCTAATTTTTCGAACCtctattcaaaatcaacaagAAATATACCAAAATGGCCAGGACTTGATTCATCAGAGATTATACAAATGGGTTTTCCCAGAAATCCTTTCTCAAGTTTATCTCTTTTCCTGTCGATTTTGACCATTCTTGAACTCGCCCCACCGTCCAACTCTGCCGACAGACTACACCACCCTGGTGTACAAAGGCTGTGCGAAGCAACCTCTACAAGATCCAACAGGTGTGTACTCACAGGCCCTTTCATCTCTCTTTGGGACCCTCATTGCCCAATCCTCGAAATCGAAGTTTTACAAGAATACAGCAGGCAGTAGCCAGACCACAATCACGGGCCTTTTCCAATGCAGAGGTGATTTATCAAATGTTGATTGCTACAACTGTGTCAGCAGGCTTCCTACTCTAATAGACAAGCTATGCGGCAAGCCAATTGCTGCAAGAATCCATCTTTTTGGCTGCTACATGCACTATGAGGTTTCGGGGTTCACCCAAATCTCTGGGATGGAAATGCTGTACAAAAGCTGTGGTGGGACAAATGTTGGTGGGGCAGGTTTTGAAGAGAGGAGAGACACTGCTTTGAATACACTGGAAAATGGGATGGGTAGTGGGAATGGTTTTTATACAACAACTTATGAGTCTGTTTTTGTGATGGGGCAGTGTGAAGGTGATGTGGGAAACTCTGACTGTGTGGAGTGTGTGAAACAAGCAGTTCAGAGAGCTCAGGTTGAGTGTGGAAGCTCTATTTCTGCTCAAATTTATCTCCACAAGTGTTATATTAGTTATAGCTATTATCCCAATGGTGTCCCTAGAACACCATCATCTGCTTCAGATACCTCTCCTTCTTCATCAGGTTTTGCTTTACTTTGCTCAATGGTTCCTTTTCACTTTTTTGTTCTATACTTTGCTTGATATTTGGTCTTCACTCTTCCATGTTCATTGATGaatgattatttaaattaattaaattacattTGTTCGATTAGATGATTGAATAACACTAGCAATTCTTACAGATAAAAATAAGGGTGAGGTGTTTTGTCTGTCTTTCATCTGTGAGACTTTTCCGTTGGATGTACTAAGCTTAGGGTAAGTGGAGGTGATCCTTGctcgataaaaaaaaaacaagtttaATGTGTGGTCAATgagaaaaatttcaaatttggtGCTTAATCTTTAGAAATGCTAGTTGTTGCTCCTGCTTAATATTATATAAGTCGTTGCCTCGATGAGCTTCTTGAGTGCCCCCTTGGATTTAAAGAGAGAAGTCTTATTATCCTGAATAAATGTGTTCAAAGATGATCTTTGTTGAAAAATATGAGGGATAAGATGGGCACATTACCAAATATCTGttctcaaattataattcatacCATAACGGCTGTCGGATTTATAAGTATCATGGTTACTAAGCtgcatatcatatattatcCTCGAGTGTGCTAGTCTGCTCAATTATATTTAGGTGTGCGGGACGTTTATGTAAACATAATTAAGAATTTTCCAACTTAGAATGAGTGTCTGTTTAGGTAAGCCTAAGATTTGTGGGACTTTATCTctagatttgaaattattaatTGTATTGAAAGTATTTTAATGCAAGTTGTATTTGGCTATCACATGGTAAGGTAAAGAGTCCAATACCGGAAAGACGGTGGCTATAATAGTAGGAGGGGCAGCAGGAGTCGGGTTCTTGGTCATTTTCATGCTGTTTGCAAGAGGTTTATTGAAGAAAAAAGATGGTTAGTAAAGACACAATTTGTTGCTCTTTGAATTCCTTTGCTTATTTTCTCGTTTGTTTTTCATGTTCTTTCCATGTTTGTAATTTAATTTCATTTCATACAGATTATTAACGGCTAGTAATGGATATCGAAAGCAAATTGGTCTCTATCAAGGGGAAAATTTTCCATGTTGGTTTAATTTCATCTCGTACAGATTATTAACGGCTGGAAATGCATATCGAAAGCGAATTATCTCTATTGAGGACAAAATTTTCCATTATGATAAAGTGGTTGATTCAAGGTTTCTTGAGTGTAAGATTCTTGAAATCAATTGAAAATTTAAGTCATTTTTTTAGgtttttatagtttttttttttctgctgCAATCTCTCATATTCTCTATATGAGATGGCAAGAGATTTTGTGGGCATCCAAGAAAAGTTATGGACGAGAAACTCTTGTTATTTATCCCCTTCTCAATCTAAGTTGCTCTGGTGTCGAATACCCGTACCTCAAAATCCAGTCTCCGATATATCTTCAGGTCGTGACGATGAGAAATGATCAAAAAGCTTGCATCTTGAGACAAAGAAT
The Primulina eburnea isolate SZY01 chromosome 5, ASM2296580v1, whole genome shotgun sequence genome window above contains:
- the LOC140833004 gene encoding LOW QUALITY PROTEIN: plasmodesmata-located protein 2-like (The sequence of the model RefSeq protein was modified relative to this genomic sequence to represent the inferred CDS: deleted 1 base in 1 codon) codes for the protein MGFPRNPFSSLSLFLSILTILELAPPSNSADDYTTLVYKGCAKQPLQDPTGVYSQALSSLFGTLIAQSSKSKFYKNTAGSSQTTITGLFQCRGDLSNVDCYNCVSRLPTLIDKLCGKPIAARIHLFGCYMHYEVSGFTQISGMEMLYKSCGGTNVGGAGFEERRDTALNTLENGMGSGNGFYTTTYESVFVMGQCEGDVGNSDCVECVKQAVQRAQVECGSSISAQIYLHKCYISYSYYPNGVPRTPSSASDTSPSSSGKESNTGKTVAIIVGGAAGVGFLVIFMLFARGLLKKKDDY